A window from Lagopus muta isolate bLagMut1 chromosome 5, bLagMut1 primary, whole genome shotgun sequence encodes these proteins:
- the RNPC3 gene encoding RNA-binding region-containing protein 3 produces MAASGSEEERAGGAALGAGQCHPGVARRRGRTLLVRHLPAELTAAEKEDLLQHFGAVAVRVLSDHGRLKHTAFATFPSENAAVKALSRLHQLKLLGHTLVVEFAKEQDSVQVLNQPSLSDKCKSSEEPVKEEEKREPSCLKIENGIAPSHGLTFPINSCLKYLYPPPSSTILANIANALASVPKFYVQVLHLMNKMNLPPPFGPITARPPMYEEYLPVPVPPPPIPPLPPEEPPLPEEEEEQVSSGDESEYESDNAEEKERMTKLMELATLQPKRPINTKKRGVRKRQRIRDLLNVPTCTPHSNLHPTLSPSDVFEQPQHVGLKKIEFHITTDIPSVLQINSEREEKNDLCATTEEINNTGFGRIFPTPSSNDKMEIEEEDDEIPSEFISRRELEKNRLSREEMEKFSVFKNYEPGEPNCRIYVKNLAKQVQEKDLKFIFGRYVDFESELERNMFDIRLMKEGRMKGQAFIGLPNEKAAAKALKEANGYVLFEKPMVVQFARSARPKQDSNEVKRKK; encoded by the exons ATGGCGGCGTCGGGCAGCGAGGAGGAGCGGGCGGGTGGCGCGGCGCTGGGCGCAGGGCAGTGTCACCCCGGCGTGGCGCGACGGCGTGGGCGGACGCTCCTGGTGCGGCACCTGCCCGCCGAGCTGACCGCGGCGGAGAAGGAggacctgctgcagcacttcGGGGCAGTGGCCGTGCGCGTCCTGTCGGACCACGGGCGGCTG aaacatACTGCTTTTGCTACTTTTCCTAGTGAAAATGCTGCTGTAAAG GCTTTGTCAAGACTGCATCAGCTGAAACTTTTAGGGCACACATTAGTTGTTGAATTTGCAAAGGAGCAAGATAGCGTGCAGGTACTTAACCAGCCTTCACTGTCAGACAAATGTAAAAG tTCAGAAGAGCCGgtgaaagaagaagagaagagagaaccAAGCTGTCTTAAAATAGAGAATGGAATTGCACCTAGCCATGG CCTCACATTTCCCATCAATTCTTGCCTCAAGTATCTGTATCCACCACCTTCAAGCACAATTCTAGCAAATATAGCAAATGCCTTGGCAAGCGTGCCCAAGTTTTATGTCCAG GTACTTCATCTGATGAATAAAATGAATCTTCCTCCGCCTTTTGGACCAATTACTGCTCGCCCTCCCATg TATGAAGAGTATTTACCAGTGCCTGTGCCACCCCCACCAATTCCACCTTTGCCTCCTGAGGAGCCTCCTTTGcctgaagaggaagaagagcaagTCTCTAGTGGAGATGAATCAGAATATGAAAGTGATAAcgcagaggaaaaagagag AATGACCAAATTGATGGAATTAGCGACCCTTCAACCTAAAAGACCAATAAACACGAAGAAGCGTGGTGttagaaaaaggcaaagaattAGGGACTTACTGAATGTTCCCACATGTACTCCCCACAg TAATTTGCACCCTACCCTGTCGCCTTCAGATGTCTTTGAGCAACCACAGCATGTAGGTCTTAAAAAGATCGAGTTCCATATTACTACTGACATCCCATCTGTTCTTCAGATAAATTcggaaagagaagaaaaaaatg ATCTTTGTGCTACCACAGAAGAAATCAATAATACAGGATTTGGAAGAATTTTCCCAACTCCTAGCTCAAATGATAAAATGGAAATagaggaagaagatgatgaaATACCATCAGAGTTTATTTCTAGAAGAGAACTAGAGAAAAACAGACTTTCTAGAGAAG aaatggaaaaattttctgtttttaaaaactatgAGCCAGGTGAACCAAATTGCCGGATATACGTGAAGAATTTGGCTAAACAAGTGCAAGAAAAG GATCTCAAGTTCATTTTTGGAAGATATGTTGACTTTGAGTCTGAACTGGAACGAAATAT GTTCGATATACGTTTAATGAAAGAAGGCCGTATGAAGGGTCAGGCTTTCATTGGACTTCCTaatgaaaaagcagctgctaaagctttaaaagaagcaaatggATACGTCTTATTTGAAAAACCCATGGTCGTt CAATTTGCTCGTTCAGCTAGACCAAAGCAGGATTCCaatgaagtgaaaagaaaaaagtag